From Acidimicrobiales bacterium, one genomic window encodes:
- the der gene encoding ribosome biogenesis GTPase Der, whose amino-acid sequence MSKPVVAIVGRPNVGKSTLVNRILGRREAIVEERPGVTRDRKEVECEWLGHHFRLLDTGGWMNDGDELDDKVTAQSEQAMKDADVVLFVLDSTVGVTPDDEQVANLLRRSPIPVLVVANKVDDSSHEAAVWELLGLGMGDPFPVSALHGRGTGDLLDALIAVLPPGSDEIDVDEELDADDEKMYSVSLVGRPNVGKSTLFNRLIGEERSVVHDRPGTTRDAIDTIVETDSGPIKFIDTAGMRRKSRIDEDTEYYSTVRALKAVDKSDVALLVIDATVGITHQDQRLAERVDGAGCPIVILLNKWELLNTEQREKIADDVERKLSFLADPPVLRISALTGKGVNRLWPALQTAVGEYRTRIPTREVNKVIRAAQAAQPAPHGARVLYATQGATDPPTFTLFANREVPVTYMRYLERSLREAFSLGSTPIKLRVRKRSD is encoded by the coding sequence ATGAGCAAACCCGTCGTCGCGATCGTCGGCCGACCCAACGTCGGCAAGTCGACCCTGGTCAACCGCATCCTCGGTCGCCGAGAGGCGATCGTCGAGGAGCGTCCCGGCGTCACCCGCGACCGCAAGGAAGTGGAGTGCGAATGGCTCGGCCACCACTTCCGCCTGCTCGACACCGGTGGCTGGATGAACGACGGCGACGAACTCGACGACAAGGTCACCGCCCAGAGCGAGCAGGCCATGAAGGACGCCGATGTCGTGCTTTTCGTGCTCGACTCGACGGTCGGGGTCACGCCCGACGACGAACAGGTCGCCAACCTGCTGCGACGTTCGCCGATCCCGGTGCTGGTCGTGGCCAACAAGGTCGACGACTCGAGCCATGAGGCCGCAGTGTGGGAACTCCTGGGGCTCGGCATGGGCGATCCGTTCCCCGTCAGTGCCCTGCACGGGCGCGGCACCGGCGACCTTCTCGACGCGCTGATCGCCGTGCTGCCCCCGGGAAGCGACGAGATCGATGTCGACGAAGAGCTCGATGCCGACGACGAGAAGATGTATTCGGTGAGCCTCGTGGGACGACCCAACGTCGGGAAGTCGACACTCTTCAACCGGCTCATCGGTGAGGAGCGATCCGTCGTCCACGACCGTCCGGGCACGACCCGCGACGCGATCGACACCATCGTCGAGACCGACAGCGGGCCGATCAAGTTCATCGACACCGCGGGGATGCGCCGCAAGTCCCGCATCGACGAGGACACCGAGTACTACTCGACGGTGCGGGCGCTGAAAGCGGTCGACAAGTCCGACGTCGCCCTCCTCGTGATCGACGCAACGGTCGGCATCACCCATCAGGACCAGCGTCTCGCCGAACGGGTCGACGGCGCCGGTTGTCCCATCGTGATCCTGCTCAACAAGTGGGAACTGCTGAACACCGAGCAGCGGGAGAAGATCGCCGACGACGTCGAACGAAAGCTGTCGTTCCTCGCCGATCCGCCGGTGCTGCGTATCAGCGCCCTCACGGGAAAGGGAGTGAACCGGCTCTGGCCGGCGCTCCAGACGGCCGTGGGGGAGTATCGGACCCGCATTCCGACCCGTGAGGTCAACAAGGTGATCCGCGCTGCGCAAGCGGCCCAACCCGCTCCCCACGGCGCGCGGGTGCTGTACGCGACGCAGGGGGCGACGGATCCGCCCACCTTCACCCTGTTCGCGAAC